From a region of the Ktedonobacterales bacterium genome:
- a CDS encoding tRNA guanosine(34) transglycosylase Tgt: MNTCLRLPHGDVRLPAFLPDATLGVVRGVDSMDLENCGIEALVMNSFHLMQRPGSSTVQALGGLHQMAGWQRPIVTDSGGFQAYSLIRQNPKYGSLNDRGITFQPDGAARKFHFSPEKTIQLQLSYGADVVICLDDCTHVDDTLAEQEVSVQRTIAWARRCKREFERRVAQKEMPPAQRPLLFGVIQGGGSFDLRKRCASELLEIGFDGFGFGGWPLDDKGNLLTEIIAYTRSLVPPALPMHALGVGHPANVVECFRLGYDLFDSAMPTRDARHGRLYRFEGEALSAAQPLAGKWFSYIYINDDQHMKSDQPISSVCDGLCCRRYSQGYLRHLFKVGDSLFIRLATIHNLSFMAQLMRRLQTLTAPNA, translated from the coding sequence GTGAACACCTGTCTACGATTGCCGCATGGTGACGTGCGACTTCCGGCTTTTTTGCCGGACGCCACGCTCGGCGTGGTGCGCGGCGTTGACAGCATGGACCTGGAGAACTGCGGCATCGAGGCGCTGGTGATGAACAGCTTTCACCTGATGCAGCGTCCCGGCTCCTCGACGGTGCAGGCGCTGGGCGGCCTGCACCAGATGGCTGGGTGGCAGCGCCCGATTGTGACCGATTCGGGCGGCTTCCAGGCGTATTCCTTGATTCGGCAAAATCCCAAATATGGTTCGCTGAACGACAGGGGCATCACCTTTCAGCCCGATGGGGCGGCGCGCAAGTTCCATTTTTCGCCGGAAAAGACCATCCAACTGCAACTCAGCTATGGGGCTGACGTGGTGATCTGCCTCGATGACTGCACGCATGTAGATGACACCCTGGCGGAACAAGAGGTCTCGGTGCAGCGAACGATTGCCTGGGCCAGACGCTGCAAGCGCGAGTTTGAGCGCCGCGTCGCGCAAAAAGAGATGCCGCCAGCGCAGCGCCCGCTGCTGTTTGGCGTGATTCAGGGCGGCGGCTCGTTCGATCTGCGCAAACGCTGCGCCAGCGAACTGCTGGAGATTGGCTTCGATGGCTTTGGCTTTGGCGGCTGGCCGCTGGACGACAAAGGCAATCTGCTCACTGAAATTATCGCCTATACCAGATCGCTTGTGCCGCCAGCACTGCCCATGCACGCGCTGGGTGTGGGGCATCCGGCCAATGTAGTCGAATGCTTCCGGCTGGGCTATGATCTCTTCGACAGCGCGATGCCCACGCGCGACGCCCGGCATGGGCGGCTGTATCGCTTTGAGGGCGAGGCGCTTTCTGCTGCTCAGCCGTTGGCGGGTAAGTGGTTTTCCTATATCTATATCAATGACGACCAGCACATGAAAAGCGATCAGCCCATCTCGTCGGTGTGTGATGGCCTCTGCTGTAGGCGCTATTCGCAGGGCTATCTGCGCCATCTGTTTAAGGTTGGCGACAGCCTTTTTATCCGGCTTGCCACCATCCACAACCTGAGCTTCATGGCTCAACTCATGAGGCGGCTGCAAACCCTAACGGCTCCAAACGCATGA
- the hisS gene encoding histidine--tRNA ligase, which produces MASYKAVAGTQDILPDEQPYWRFVEQTVAEVMRLYGYQRIETPTFEATPVFQRSVGEGTDIVEKEMYSFEDRGGDHLTLRPEGTAGVVRAYLEHGLFMKPQPVKLYYLRLPMFRYERQQRGRYREHHQFGCEALGETDPAVDAEIIGVLMQVYSALGLRGIDLHLNSVGDRVCRPRYVQALLDYYRPLYADLCQDCKVRFDKNPLRLLDCKQPQDQPKIAGAPKMLEYLCEECATHFAEVRRLLEAEDIAYVIDPLLVRGLDYYTRTAFEAVPQTGASRRQGVVGGGGRYDGLAELLGGRSTPGIGFGAGMERIIEFMQEQQIQPPAEPEPLAYVAYVGAEAKAEAMRLTAELRRVGVAAALAFGDRRLAAQMKQADASGARYALILGEEEIKSGMVKVRDLAAPKEERDRKDFSIRRDEALAFMRG; this is translated from the coding sequence ATGGCAAGCTATAAGGCGGTGGCCGGAACACAAGACATCTTGCCGGATGAGCAGCCATACTGGCGCTTTGTGGAGCAGACCGTGGCGGAGGTGATGCGCCTGTATGGCTACCAGCGCATCGAGACGCCGACCTTCGAGGCGACGCCGGTCTTTCAGCGCAGCGTCGGCGAAGGCACGGATATTGTCGAGAAGGAGATGTACTCGTTCGAGGATCGCGGCGGCGATCACCTGACGCTGCGCCCGGAGGGTACGGCGGGCGTCGTGCGGGCCTATCTGGAGCATGGCCTGTTTATGAAGCCGCAGCCGGTAAAGCTCTATTATCTGCGCCTGCCGATGTTTCGTTACGAACGCCAGCAGCGCGGGCGCTATCGAGAGCATCATCAGTTTGGCTGCGAGGCTCTGGGAGAGACCGACCCTGCCGTTGACGCCGAAATTATCGGCGTCTTGATGCAGGTGTATAGCGCGCTGGGGCTGCGCGGGATCGATCTGCACCTGAACAGCGTGGGGGATCGGGTGTGCCGCCCGCGCTATGTGCAGGCGCTGCTGGATTACTACCGGCCTCTCTACGCTGATCTTTGCCAGGATTGCAAGGTGCGTTTTGACAAGAACCCGCTGCGGCTGTTGGATTGCAAGCAGCCGCAGGACCAGCCGAAGATCGCGGGCGCGCCCAAGATGCTGGAATATCTGTGCGAGGAGTGCGCGACGCATTTTGCTGAGGTGCGGCGGCTGTTGGAGGCCGAGGACATCGCCTATGTCATTGATCCGCTGCTGGTGCGCGGACTTGATTACTATACACGCACGGCGTTTGAGGCGGTGCCGCAGACGGGCGCGAGCCGCAGGCAGGGTGTGGTGGGCGGCGGCGGACGTTATGATGGGCTGGCCGAACTGTTGGGCGGACGCTCGACGCCAGGGATTGGCTTTGGCGCGGGGATGGAACGTATCATTGAGTTTATGCAGGAGCAGCAGATTCAACCGCCTGCCGAGCCGGAGCCGCTGGCCTATGTGGCCTATGTCGGCGCCGAGGCAAAGGCAGAGGCCATGCGGCTGACGGCTGAATTGCGCCGGGTAGGTGTGGCTGCTGCGCTCGCTTTTGGGGATCGCCGCTTAGCAGCCCAAATGAAGCAGGCGGATGCGAGTGGCGCGCGGTATGCCTTGATCCTTGGCGAAGAGGAAATCAAGAGCGGCATGGTGAAGGTGCGTGATCTGGCTGCGCCAAAAGAGGAGAGAGACAGGAAGGATTTCAGTATCAGGCGCGATGAGGCGCTGGCGTTCATGCGAGGCTAG
- the epsC gene encoding serine O-acetyltransferase EpsC: MALIESREQETQAAPERPGESEAPPRLMRSLESGSPPKPRERRRRFRWPDAIDVIFEKDPAALNIFEALMYQGLHAIALHRVAHTLYRAHIPILPRLISQIGRLLTGGIEIHPGAKIGKRFFIDHGSGVVIGETAEIGQNVMLYHQVTLGATGWWKSMGPNRRVKRHPTIEDNVTIGSGAFILGPVTIGRNSKIGAMALVLEDVPPDSVVVAKPAELLVLRGKPLPQHRELTQGWEPDYQI, translated from the coding sequence ATGGCGCTTATCGAGAGCCGAGAGCAAGAGACGCAAGCAGCCCCGGAGCGGCCCGGCGAATCTGAGGCGCCCCCTCGATTGATGCGCAGCCTGGAGAGCGGAAGCCCGCCGAAGCCGCGTGAGCGTCGTCGTCGCTTCCGCTGGCCGGATGCGATTGATGTTATTTTTGAGAAAGACCCGGCGGCGCTCAACATCTTCGAGGCGCTGATGTATCAGGGGCTGCACGCGATAGCCCTGCATCGCGTGGCCCACACGCTCTACCGGGCGCATATTCCCATCCTGCCCCGCTTGATCTCGCAGATTGGCCGCTTGCTGACAGGGGGCATAGAGATTCATCCGGGCGCGAAGATCGGCAAACGGTTCTTCATCGATCATGGCTCCGGTGTGGTGATCGGTGAGACGGCGGAGATTGGGCAGAACGTCATGCTCTATCATCAGGTGACGTTGGGAGCCACAGGCTGGTGGAAAAGTATGGGGCCGAATCGTCGGGTGAAACGCCACCCGACAATTGAGGATAACGTCACGATTGGCAGCGGGGCCTTTATCCTGGGGCCAGTGACCATCGGGCGCAACAGTAAGATCGGCGCGATGGCGCTGGTACTGGAGGATGTGCCGCCAGATTCAGTCGTGGTCGCCAAGCCCGCTGAACTCCTGGTGCTGCGTGGCAAGCCATTGCCGCAGCACCGGGAACTGACGCAGGGTTGGGAGCCAGACTATCAGATTTAA
- the cysK gene encoding cysteine synthase A — translation MAWANDATELMGRTPLVRLNHVTDGAQATVLAKIEAFQPGYSVKDRIAVSMIREAEKEGILTPGKSVIVEPTSGNTGIGLAWVAAARGYRCILIMPDTMSVERRMVLAHYGAQLELTPGAQGMKAAIARAEEIVATTPDAWMPQQFQNPANPKIHRETTAEEIWNDTEGQVDMLVAGIGTGGTITGVSEVIKPRKPSFRAIAVEPTASPFLSGGQPNPPNRIQGLGAGFAPDVLRTELLDEIVTVDNDDAINMTRRMAREEGLLVGISSGAAVYAAAQIAKRPESANKVIVVVLPDLGERYLSTPLFDHVRE, via the coding sequence ATGGCATGGGCCAACGATGCAACCGAGTTGATGGGGCGCACGCCGCTGGTGCGCCTGAACCATGTGACCGATGGGGCGCAGGCGACGGTGCTGGCGAAAATCGAGGCGTTTCAACCCGGCTATAGTGTGAAGGACCGCATTGCGGTCAGCATGATCCGCGAGGCCGAGAAAGAAGGGATACTGACGCCAGGCAAGAGTGTGATCGTCGAGCCGACCAGCGGGAATACCGGGATTGGGCTGGCCTGGGTGGCGGCAGCGCGCGGCTATCGCTGCATTCTGATTATGCCCGATACGATGAGCGTGGAGCGGCGGATGGTGCTGGCCCATTATGGCGCGCAGCTTGAACTGACCCCCGGCGCGCAGGGTATGAAAGCCGCCATCGCGCGCGCCGAGGAGATTGTAGCAACGACGCCCGATGCCTGGATGCCCCAGCAGTTTCAGAATCCGGCAAACCCCAAGATTCATCGGGAAACAACAGCCGAAGAAATCTGGAACGATACCGAAGGGCAGGTTGATATGCTGGTCGCCGGAATCGGCACCGGCGGGACGATTACCGGCGTATCGGAGGTCATCAAGCCCCGCAAGCCGTCGTTCCGCGCGATTGCCGTTGAGCCAACGGCTTCGCCGTTCCTCTCTGGCGGGCAGCCGAATCCACCCAATCGGATTCAAGGTCTTGGCGCTGGCTTTGCGCCCGATGTCCTGCGCACAGAGCTGCTGGATGAGATCGTCACCGTAGATAACGATGACGCAATCAACATGACGCGGCGGATGGCCCGCGAGGAGGGTTTGCTGGTTGGCATCAGTTCCGGCGCGGCGGTATATGCGGCGGCGCAGATAGCTAAGCGCCCGGAGAGCGCCAATAAGGTGATTGTCGTTGTGCTGCCGGACCTCGGCGAGCGTTATCTCAGCACGCCGCTCTTCGACCACGTGCGTGAATAG
- a CDS encoding RNHCP domain-containing protein codes for MSHNTTQAPDDAWEEADAEAGGSAYTLRKQNRLRSQQQYASQRASRERGDGSDAARARPAQRRQRPNQPEEFRCRHCRTMIGPVPSGGRHRNHCPICLHSRHVDEKMPGDRLSPCGGTMAPIGHFARPTGEYGLVHHCLSCGVRRHNRIAADDDFDLVLALPDLTRAWLTEDSEHTA; via the coding sequence TTGTCTCACAACACTACACAGGCCCCGGACGACGCATGGGAGGAGGCCGACGCTGAGGCTGGCGGCTCCGCCTATACGCTGCGCAAGCAAAACCGTCTGCGCAGCCAGCAGCAGTATGCCAGCCAGCGTGCCTCGCGCGAGCGTGGTGATGGCTCCGACGCTGCGCGGGCGCGCCCGGCGCAGCGCCGCCAGCGCCCCAACCAGCCTGAAGAGTTCAGGTGCCGTCACTGCCGGACGATGATCGGGCCGGTCCCAAGCGGTGGGCGGCATCGCAATCACTGCCCGATCTGCTTGCATTCACGCCATGTGGATGAGAAGATGCCGGGAGACCGCCTCAGTCCTTGCGGCGGGACGATGGCTCCTATCGGTCATTTTGCCCGGCCCACTGGCGAATACGGACTCGTGCATCACTGTCTCTCGTGTGGCGTCAGGCGCCATAACCGCATCGCTGCCGATGATGATTTCGATCTGGTCCTGGCGCTGCCCGATCTGACACGCGCCTGGCTGACAGAGGATAGCGAACACACGGCGTAA